In Actinomycetota bacterium, the DNA window GGCGAGCGAGAGTATCAGCGCAACTCCCGCTACGAGCGCAGATGCTGCGTAGGCGCTAGGTCTGGGCCCATGCTCGGACGGTATAATCGGACCGGTGAGCTGATGCCCCCCTGGCGACTGGTGCATGGATGAACCTCGATCCCCGTAGGATCACGCAGCTGTTCGCGTCGAGACGCCTGGCGACATCGCTCATGGTCTCGTGGATGGCCCTGCTGCTGATCTGGGTGGTGCCGTTCCAATTCTACCGCCTCACCGAGGCCGAGGTCGCCAACATCGTCCTTCGGGAGCGCTTCTTCCACATCGTCTACGCGCTCGTCGTCGTCTCCCTGTCCTTCTGCATGCTCCAGCGTCTTGGTCCGGTGATACGCCGCGCCGCGCGCCTGCCCGGCGCGGCGCCGTCCGGGGGTCCCGCGCCCGTCAGGGTGGAGGGCGCGTACGAGGCCGCGCGCGCAGACCGCGCGCTCGCGGACGCCGGCTACGCCACCCGCGTCGTCCGGCCGGAGTGGGCATGGGGCACGCGCAACCGCTGGTCCGGCCTCGGCACGATCGTGTTGCACGTAGGCATACTGCTCGTGATGTTCGCCGCGGTCCCACAGCTCGACGCCCGGCGGAACTTCGTCGGCAGGGCGGTCGTTGCGGAGGGGGAGACCTTCGACGGCGCGGCGGCGTCGTACAACAGCGTCGATACCAGCGCCCCCCCGCCAGCGCTCTCGTTCACCCTGGACCGGGTCACGGCGGCGTTTCACGAGGACATCCTGCTGTTCACAAGGCTGGACGGGGCGGTCCGTGATGCGAACGACAAGCGGCACACGGTCAAGGTGAGCGCCCCTTGGATCGCGGGACCGGCCACCGCGGTCGCCCTCGAGGACTTCGGCTACGCGCCGATCGTCGAGGTGTCGGCGCTCGGGAAGAGCAAGGCGGCGGTGTACAAGATGAAGGTCTTCCCGCCGGGCACGGAGGATAGCCTCGATGTCCGACTGGACACCCCGAGTGACTACAGGATCTACCTGAAGGTCCTGCCCGACTACGTCGATCGCGGCGGGTCCGCCGGCTCGAAGTCGTTCAACCTGAGCAACCCGAGGTTCATCGTGACCCCTGCACGCATCCTCGCCGATCGGACCGATCGCAGGCTCGGTGAGCCGCTGACGGTGGGCATAGGCGAGCCCGCGCGCGCGCAGGAAGTGACCGTCACGGTCAAGGGAGTGCGCACCTACGGTGTGTTCCGCGTGACGTCCTCTCCTAGCGCACCGTTCCTCATCGCGGCTCTGGCCTGTCTGGGGATCGGCGGTGCGGTGCGTGCGCTGTTCCCGCGCTCGGAGGCCGTCATCAGGTCGTCCGAGGGCGCGGTCGAAGTGGCCGCGACCGTGGATCTGTACCGCGGTGCGGAGCGCGCTGCAGTCGGGCGTCTCGCCCGTTGCTGGGAGGAGGCCCGGTGAGCGCGCTTGCCTTCGCACACCTCGCGTTCCACTGGGCGGCGCTGTCCGTCCTCGTGGTTGCGGCTGCCGCGCCCTTCGTCCCACGGTCGGCGGAGAGGGCGGATGCCCTCCTCTACGTGGCGACAGGCCTGCTCACGGCCTCGATCGCGGTCAGGTGGCTCGTCACAGGGCACCCACCGATATTCGGCACCTTCGAGAACGGCATGGCGTCCTCGTGGTTCGTGTGCGCCGCGGTCATCGCGGCCCGCGGCGGCCGGTGGGGCGTGCCTGAGGGCCTGCGCAGGCTCTTCCTGCCGTGGGCACCCGCGCTGCTGGCGTACGGCTCGTTCTTCCAGTCGGAACCGCTGCCGCTCACGATCTCCG includes these proteins:
- a CDS encoding cytochrome c biogenesis protein ResB → MNLDPRRITQLFASRRLATSLMVSWMALLLIWVVPFQFYRLTEAEVANIVLRERFFHIVYALVVVSLSFCMLQRLGPVIRRAARLPGAAPSGGPAPVRVEGAYEAARADRALADAGYATRVVRPEWAWGTRNRWSGLGTIVLHVGILLVMFAAVPQLDARRNFVGRAVVAEGETFDGAAASYNSVDTSAPPPALSFTLDRVTAAFHEDILLFTRLDGAVRDANDKRHTVKVSAPWIAGPATAVALEDFGYAPIVEVSALGKSKAAVYKMKVFPPGTEDSLDVRLDTPSDYRIYLKVLPDYVDRGGSAGSKSFNLSNPRFIVTPARILADRTDRRLGEPLTVGIGEPARAQEVTVTVKGVRTYGVFRVTSSPSAPFLIAALACLGIGGAVRALFPRSEAVIRSSEGAVEVAATVDLYRGAERAAVGRLARCWEEAR